The proteins below come from a single Miscanthus floridulus cultivar M001 chromosome 1, ASM1932011v1, whole genome shotgun sequence genomic window:
- the LOC136480220 gene encoding uncharacterized protein, which yields MLRLQNHRLPLLSAASTLPSPIHPRTCHLLLSTSTSTTSSAPFSLKDYLVAACGLALTQAREVSKKDVHQLSIEYKKEKVSNFRLSSASNPDAILALLSRAGLSRADIAAVVSVEPLLLRTNMKKLAPRLLALRDRVGLCTPQITRFLLVASRALRSCDVAPRLEFFISFYGSFDRALVAAKRNWCHLSVSLERVTKLNIALFHQRGVPDVAKVCLHDPRVLTFNPERVKEFLLRAVQLGVPAASPLFRQAVQIVTNFSSEKVAAKLEFFKRTLGCSESEVSIAVSKMPQILGLSDATLLRKIEFLINEVAMQPQYIVQRPILLAFSLEKRPVPWHHVMKVLQEKGSLNSNTNLFQLVHYTE from the exons ATGTTGCGCCTCCAAAATCACCGCCTCCCTCTGCTCAGCGCCGCCTCCACGCTACCCTCCCCCATCCATCCCCGCACGTGCCACCTCCTTCTCTcaacctccacctccaccacctcaTCTGCGCCCTTCTCCCTCAAGGACTACCTTGTCGCCGCCTGCGGCCTCGCCCTGACCCAAGCACGCGAGGTGTCCAAGAAGGATGTCCACCAGTTATCCATAGAATACAAAAAGGAGAAGGTATCCAACTTTCGCCTCAGCTCTGCCTCCAACCCTGATGCCATCCTAGC GCTGCTCTCCCGTGCTGGCCTCTCCCGCGCCGACATTGCCGCCGTCGTCTCCGTGGAACCACTGCTCCTCCGCACTAACATGAAGAAACTCGCTCCCCGCCTTCTTGCTCTCCGCGACCGCGTCGGCCTGTGTACTCCCCAGATCACTCGCTTCCTCCTGGTCGCCTCACGCGCTCTCCGCTCGTGCGACGTCGCTCCCAGACTCGAGTTCTTCATCTCCTTCTACGGCTCGTTTGATAGGGCCCTAGTGGCCGCAAAGAGGAACTGGTGCCACCTTTCGGTGAGCCTTGAGAGGGTAACCAAGCTTAACATAGCTTTGTTTCATCAACGTGGTGTTCCAGATGTTGCTAAGGTGTGTTTACACGACCCACGGGTGCTTACCTTCAACCCGGAACGCGTGAAGGAATTTTTGCTACGGGCAGTACAACTTGGGGTGCCTGCCGCGTCGCCGTTGTTCAGGCAAGCAGTGCAAATCGTCACCAATTTTTCCAGTGAGAAGGTTGCTGCCAAGCTTGAGTTCTTTAAGAGGACTCTTGGTTGTTCTGAGTCTGAAGTTTCCATTGCAGTCTCCAAGATGCCACAAATACTAGGATTATCTGATGCGACTCTTCTTCGCAAGATTGAGTTCCTGATCAATGAGGTTGCGATGCAGCCACAGTATATTGTGCAAAGGCCTATCCTTCTCGCATTCAGCTTGGAAAAGCGGCCGGTGCCCTGGCATCATGTCATGAAAGTGCTGCAGGAAAAGGGATCGTTGAATAGCAATACGAACCTTTTCCAATTAGTGCACTATACAGAATAG
- the LOC136492531 gene encoding hsp70 nucleotide exchange factor fes1-like, which produces MAKDGGPDWNGLFKWSIAHGDGTKPPRALSEEDRKWFMEAMQANTIDVVKRMKEITQVMKTPEDVLQSQGVTPENIEDMLDELQEHVESIDMANDLHSIGGLDPLLGYLKNSNAGIRAKAAEVVSTIVQNNPKSQQLVMESNGLEPLLTNFKSDPSTNARTKALGAISSLIRHNQPGISAFRLGNGYAGLKDALGSDDARLQRKALNLIQYLLHSNKADRSVATELGLPKLMMHLASSDDSLVREAALSSLLELAQDKTAGNALPDQDKLKDILKSRIDGISAMDSDDLHAAREERQLVDSLWKECYNEPSSLREKGLVVLPGEDAPQQLPPDVAGKMFEPPLRAWAAARPAQEDDSDSGSGKKDPPLMLKF; this is translated from the exons ATGGCGAAAGATGGGGGCCCCGACTGGAACGGCCTGTTCAAGTGGAGCATCGCCCACGGAGACGGCACCAAGCCGCCGCGTGCTCTCAG CGAGGAAGACAGAAAATGGTTCATGGAGGCTATGCAAGCCAACACGATAGATGTTGTGAAGAGGATGAAGGAGATCACTCAGGTGATGAAAACTCCAGAAGATGTCTTGCAGTCTCAGGGTGTGACCCCAGAGAACATTGAAG ATATGTTGGATGAGCTACAGGAGCACGTTGAATCCATTGACATGGCAAATG ATCTACATTCTATTGGTGGGCTGGATCCTCTGCTTGGTTACTTGAAAAATTCAAATGCTGGCATCCGAGCAAAGGCAGCAGAAGTTGTTAGTACAATTGTGCAGAATAATCCCAAGAGTCAGCAACTTGTCATGGAATCCAATGGACTCGAGCCACTGTTGACGAACTTCAAATCAGACCCAAGTACAAATGCACGCACAAAAGCTTTAGGAGCCATATCTT CTCTAATTCGTCATAACCAGCCCGGAATTTCCGCATTTCGCCTGGGAAATGGCTATGCTGGATTGAAGGATGCTCTTGGTTCTGATGATGCCAGACTTCAAAG GAAAGCTCTCAATCTCATACAATACCTGCTGCACAGCAACAAGGCAGACAGGAGTGTTGCTACAGAGCTTGGTCTTCCAAAGTTGATGATGCACCTTGCGTCCAGCGATGATTCCTTGGTGCGCGAAGCTGCTCTAAGCAGCCTCCTTGAGTTGGCTCAGGACAAGACAGCTGGTAACGCTCTTCCTGACCAAGACAAGCTGAAAGACATCCTCAAGAGCCGAATCGACGGAATCAGCGCTATGGACTCTGACGATCTCCATGCCGCTCGCGAGGAGCGGCAGCTGGTGGACTCGCTCTGGAAGGAGTGCTATAACGAGCCTTCGTCTCTCAGGGAGAAGGGCCTTGTTGTGCTTCCTGGAGAGGATGCGCCCCAACAGCTGCCACCAGATGTTGCAGGAAAGATGTTTGAACCGCCACTTCGGGCGTGGGCAGCTGCAAGACCTGCTCAGGAAGACGATTCTGATTCTGGAAGCGGAAAGAAGGATCCACCATTGATGCTTAAGTTTTGA
- the LOC136455174 gene encoding uncharacterized protein: TDGPSAAAVLRLRNSLFPLLHAASPLPSPIHRRACRLLSASTAVAPAPFSLEDYLVASCGLAPAQAREVSKKAFRDLSRAHRRPSDELSSSRINSASNPNAILALLSGAGLSRDDIAAVVSADPLILRTSVKNIAPRLVALRDRLGLSTPEIARFLVVGSHALRDCDVIPRLEFFISFYGSFEQVLVVAKRCMALLTASPKRLIKPNVALLRQWGVRDIAQLCTDNACVLTFKPERVKEFLLWAQELGVPPTSRMFRHAVATISGMQWPPSPVIPRTLGVSESEVSTAVSKMPAILGFSD, encoded by the coding sequence ACCGACggcccctccgccgccgccgtgctgcgCCTTCGAAAtagcctcttccctctcctccaCGCCGCCTCCCCGCTACCCTCCCCCATCCACCGCCGCGCGTGCCGCCTCCTCTCCGCCTCCACCGCCGTCGCCCCCGCGCCCTTCTCCCTCGAGGACTACCTCGTCGCGTCCTGCGGCCTCGCCCCAGCCCAAGCCCGCGAGGTGTCCAAGAAGGCGTTCCGCGACTTATCCAGAGCACACAGGAGACCATCGGATGAGCTCTCCTCCTCCCGCATCAACTCCGCCTCCAACCCCAATGCTATCCTCGCCCTGCTCTCCGGCGCCGGCCTCTCCCGCGACGACATCGCCGCCGTCGTCTCCGCGGACCCGCTGATCCTCCGCACCTCCGTGAAGAACATCGCCCCACGCCTTGTTGCTCTCCGAGACCGGCTCGGTCTGTCTACTCCCGAGATCGCTCGCTTCCTCGTGGTGGGCTCACACGCCCTCCGCGACTGCGACGTCATTCCCAGGCTCGAGTTCTTCATCTCCTTCTATGGCTCGTTTGAGCAGGTGCTGGTGGTCGCAAAGAGGTGCATGGCCCTCCTCACTGCGAGCCCTAAGAGGTTAATCAAGCCTAACGTTGCTTTGTTACGTCAATGGGGTGTTCGAGATATTGCTCAGCTTTGCACAGACAACGCGTGCGTGCTTACCTTCAAGCCCGAGCGCGTGAAGGAGTTTTTGCTGTGGGCGCAAGAACTTGGGGTGCCTCCTACCTCGCGGATGTTCAGGCATGCAGTGGCCACCATCTCAGGCATGCAGTGGCCACCATCTCCCGTAATTCCAAGGACTCTTGGTGTTTCTGAATCTGAGGTTTCCACTGCAGTGTCCAAGATGCCTGCTATATTAGGATTCTCTGACTAA
- the LOC136480197 gene encoding uncharacterized protein At5g02240-like, translating to MADLAASRPTVLVTGAGGRTGQIVYNKLKERSEQFVARGLVRTEESKQKIGGAGDVYIADIRDADRLAPAVQGIDALIILTSAAPKMKPGFDPSKGGRPEFYYEDGMYPEQVDWVGQKNQIDAAKAAGVKHIVLVGSMGGTNPNHPLNSLGHGNILVWKRKAEQYLADSGVPYTIIRPGGLQDKDGGVRELIVGKDDELLQTDTKSIPRADVAEVCVQALQYEEAKFKAFDLASKPEGVGTPTKDFRALFSQITARF from the exons ATGGCGGATTTGGCCGCTTCCCGTCCAACCGTCCTCGTCACCGGCGCCGGGGGCCGCACAG GCCAAATTGTCTACAACAAACTGAAAGAGAGGTCCGAGCAGTTCGTGGCAAGAGGGCTAGTCAGGACAGAGGAGAGCAAGCAGAAGATTGGGGGAGCCGGCGATGTTTACATTGCCGACATAAGAGATGCAGATCGTCTAGCACCTGCTGTACAAGGGATCGATGCGCTCATAATCCTCACCAGTGCAGCCCCGAAAATGAAACCGGGTTTCGATCCTAGCAAAGGTGGGCGGCCTGAGTTCTACTATGAAGATGGAATGTACCCTGAGCAG GTGGATtgggttggccaaaagaatcagATTGATGCTG CTAAAGCTGCTGGAGTGAAGCATATTGTGTTGGTGGGATCTATGGGAGGAACAAATCCTAACCATCCGCTGAACAGCCTGGGTCATGGCAATATACTG gtatggaaGCGCAAGGCAGAACAGTATTTGGCAGACAGTGGAGTCCCTTATACAATCATAAG GCCAGGAGGTCTACAAGACAAGGATGGAGGAGTGAGAGAGTTAATTGTGGGGAAAGACGATGAACTTCTCCAGACTGACACAAAGTCGATTCCTAGAGCCGATGTGGCTGAGGTTTGTGTCCAG GCTCTGCAGTATGAAGAGGCCAAGTTCAAGGCATTTGATTTGGCCTCGAAGCCTGAAGGTGTGGGCACGCCAACAAAGGACTTTCGTGCGCTGTTCTCCCAGATTACTGCTCGGTTTTGA
- the LOC136480211 gene encoding cyclin-dependent protein kinase inhibitor SMR4-like — protein sequence MEVEHGEEMMVVVAGEEEGWQTPRRKDCRIPVVPPCPAAPPRKKAVAIAEAAGGSGGGRRRDLPKVGYFQPPDLESLFVLAPRRRQAASSCA from the coding sequence atggaggtGGAGCACGGTGAAGAGATGATGGTGGTCGtggcgggggaggaggaggggtgGCAGACGCCGAGGCGCAAGGACTGCCGCATCCCGGTGGTGCCACCGTGCCCGGCGGCGCCGCCGAGGAAGAAGGCCGTCGCGATAGCGGAGGCGGCcggagggagcggcggcggcaggcgcCGGGACCTGCCCAAGGTCGGGTACTTCCAGCCGCCGGACCTCGAGTCCCTGTTCGTGCTCGCACCGCGGCGGAGGCAGGCGGCCTCAAGCTGTGCGTGA